The DNA sequence CGAATGAAGGAACTTCGGATACTATCCAGACCGGAAGAGGAAAGTCCCATTGTAATCAATCAGAAGAAGGTAGATACTTCTATAGAGAATTTATTGGACTATCGCCCGATTACGTTACGAAATGAAAAGCAAAGAGCAATTTTTAAAATTCAGGCAGGAATTTGTCAAGGATTCCGAAGATTTTTGGAAGAACAGGAATTTACAGAAATCCATACACCTAAAATTGTATCGGAGGGAGCAGAAGGCGGGGCAAATATTTTTCAAATGAATTATTTTGGAAAGGAAGCTTATTTGGCGCAAAGCCCACAGTTTTATAAACAGATGATGGTTGGCGTATTTGAACGTGTATTTGAAATAGCTCCTGTATTTCGGGCAGAAAAACACGATACGGCAAGACATTTAAATGAATATACCGGTGTAGATTTTGAAATGGGATATATCGAAAGTTTTGAAGAGATTATGGAAATGGAGACGGCGATGATTCAGTATGCTTTTTCTTATCTAAAAGAAAATTATGCGCACGAATTAGAATTGTGGAAGGTACAGGTGCCGGAAATCAAAAAGATTCCTTCCATTAAGTTTCAGGAAGCAAAGGAACTGGTAGCAAAAACTTATGCAAGAAAAATCAGAGATTATGAGGACTTTGAACCGGAAGAAGAACGATTGCTGGGTGAAATTATGAAGGAACGGACAGGGAGTGATTTTGTATTTGTAACACATTATCCTACCAAGAAGCGTCCGTTTTATGCTATGGAGAATCCGGAAAATCCACAGGAGACCTTAAGCTTTGACCTGTTGTTCCGTGGTTTGGAAGTAACTACTGGTGGGCAGAGAATTCACAACTATAAGGAGCAGGTGGCAAAAATGCAGAGTAGAGGAATGGATGTCAGTGCATTTGAAAGTTACTTGATGATACATCGCTATGGAATGCCACCTCATGGTGGACTGGGAATGGGGCTGGAACGTTTTACAGCACAGCTACTAGGCTTTTCTAATGTAAGATATGCCGCTATGTTTCCGAGAGATATTCATCGGGTAACCCCCTAGAAAGCCGAGGAAGGTATGGAAGTATCACTTGTTTTATGATATGATGTGAAGAATAAGAACAAATCCGAGGAAAAGTATGAGAATTGCAATTTGTGATGATGAAGTGGCACAATTAAAGTTATTAGAGTCCTATGTGAAAAAATGGGAGAAGGAACAGAAGGAAGTAGTAGAAGTCTGCAAGTATGAGCGGGCAGAACACTTTTTATTTCAATGGGAAGAGCAGCAGAATATGGACATTCTGCTGCTCGATATTGAAATGCCGGGTATGGATGGTATGACCATGGCAAAAAAGCTGCGTGAAAAGAAAGATAGTATCCAAATTATTTTTATTTCCGGGAATTCCGAGTATGCTTTAGAAGGATATGAGGTAGAACCGGTAACATATTTATTGAAACCTGTAAGCAGTGAGAAACTTTATGCAGCTTTAAACAGAGCGGTGGAACGTATAGGAAGGACAGAACCCGTGCTATTGGTGGAGGAAGCTGGTGGAAAGGTTCGCATTCCGGTAAAAGAAATTTTGTATCTGGAAAGTGAAGGACATGATACCATGATAAAAACTGAAAATGGTATCTTTCGCTGTAAAAAGGGAATTCAGGAAATGGAACAGATGCTTGCAGATGTGGGGGCGGGAACAAGGGGTGGATTTTGCAGAATTCATCGTTCTTATTTGATTTCTATGGGGGCTGTGCTTCGAATTACACGTAAGGAAGTAGAACTGCAGGATTATACCAGACTTCCAATTGCAAGAGGAAAATGGGAAATGGTGAATCAGGCATATTTGGCTTATTATCGCAGGGAAATGGAGAAAATGAATGAATAACCTGTTTTTTCAATGTGGATGTCTGGTATTGTATTTATATTATTGTTACCAAATAGATCAAATAGAAAAAGGAAAGGGAAAACTGGCAGTAGTTTTAGGAATAGTATCTGGAATAGTGGTTGCTTTTTCTTACTGGAATATTCCGGAACTTGGTTGGTTTTTCATCACGGGAACGATTCTTTTATACCTTTTGTTTTATGGAGAAGAAGCATTCCGAAGTGTTTTTGGAAAGGCAGCAATGTTGGGGATATTGGTGGTGGTGTCTGAGTTTGTTATTTTACGAACAAAATGGGTGAGTGAATTCACAGTGGGAAGTGTACTTTTGTGGATAAGCTTTTTATTATTAGCAGGACATCGTGGATATTTGAATGCGATATCAGGTATACTTACTGCAATAATTTATGGAATTATTGTGTGGTTAACGTGCTTTCAGTCTGAAAATGCATGGATATATTTAACTTTGGCAACGTTGATTTTTGGCGTTTTGGAAATGACGCTATATCACTATCAGAAGGGATACGAGACACAGACCAGAGATTTTCAACAGAATGTTTTGCTACAGCAGTATGATGAAATAAAAAATATTTATATGAATATGCGCGGCTGGCGTCATGATTATCACAATCATATTCAGGTAATAAAGGCACAGATGGCATTGCAGGAGTGGGAAGAGGCAAAACAATATTTGGATGAATTGGAGCAGGATTTGGAGCGGGTAGATACTTATGTGAAGTCAGGAAATCTTATGATAGATGCGATTTTAAACAGCAAACTGACATTGGCAGAACACAAGAGAATTGCGGTAAACTGCAAGGCACAGGTGTCGGAAGAGCTGGAAATTGCAGATGTGGATTTGTGTGTAATTCTGGGGAATTTATTAGATAATGCCTTGGAGGCATGTGATCTGATACCGATAGAAAAGAGGTTCTTGCGCATATATTGTGTGGTAAATGGGAAACAGTTTTATTTATCCATTCAAAATTCTGCAAAAGAAGATCCGGACTTTAATGAACGCAATTATATTACCAATAAACGTGGAGAACATGGATTTGGGATGCGCCGGGTGAAGCTGCTGGTAGATAAATATCAGGGATATCTGAATCTTCAAAATGAACCGGGGATTTTTGCAACAGAGGTAACATTACCTTTAGGAAAATTGCAATC is a window from the Roseburia sp. 499 genome containing:
- the aspS gene encoding aspartate--tRNA(Asn) ligase, whose product is MKELKNHIGETIKIHGSIYKIRRMSGFAFVLLRTKREVVQCVYSEAFSDFQMEELQEESCVIVTAQVVEEERSRTGWELRMKELRILSRPEEESPIVINQKKVDTSIENLLDYRPITLRNEKQRAIFKIQAGICQGFRRFLEEQEFTEIHTPKIVSEGAEGGANIFQMNYFGKEAYLAQSPQFYKQMMVGVFERVFEIAPVFRAEKHDTARHLNEYTGVDFEMGYIESFEEIMEMETAMIQYAFSYLKENYAHELELWKVQVPEIKKIPSIKFQEAKELVAKTYARKIRDYEDFEPEEERLLGEIMKERTGSDFVFVTHYPTKKRPFYAMENPENPQETLSFDLLFRGLEVTTGGQRIHNYKEQVAKMQSRGMDVSAFESYLMIHRYGMPPHGGLGMGLERFTAQLLGFSNVRYAAMFPRDIHRVTP
- a CDS encoding LytR/AlgR family response regulator transcription factor, with translation MRIAICDDEVAQLKLLESYVKKWEKEQKEVVEVCKYERAEHFLFQWEEQQNMDILLLDIEMPGMDGMTMAKKLREKKDSIQIIFISGNSEYALEGYEVEPVTYLLKPVSSEKLYAALNRAVERIGRTEPVLLVEEAGGKVRIPVKEILYLESEGHDTMIKTENGIFRCKKGIQEMEQMLADVGAGTRGGFCRIHRSYLISMGAVLRITRKEVELQDYTRLPIARGKWEMVNQAYLAYYRREMEKMNE
- a CDS encoding sensor histidine kinase codes for the protein MNNLFFQCGCLVLYLYYCYQIDQIEKGKGKLAVVLGIVSGIVVAFSYWNIPELGWFFITGTILLYLLFYGEEAFRSVFGKAAMLGILVVVSEFVILRTKWVSEFTVGSVLLWISFLLLAGHRGYLNAISGILTAIIYGIIVWLTCFQSENAWIYLTLATLIFGVLEMTLYHYQKGYETQTRDFQQNVLLQQYDEIKNIYMNMRGWRHDYHNHIQVIKAQMALQEWEEAKQYLDELEQDLERVDTYVKSGNLMIDAILNSKLTLAEHKRIAVNCKAQVSEELEIADVDLCVILGNLLDNALEACDLIPIEKRFLRIYCVVNGKQFYLSIQNSAKEDPDFNERNYITNKRGEHGFGMRRVKLLVDKYQGYLNLQNEPGIFATEVTLPLGKLQSV